One genomic window of Verrucomicrobiia bacterium includes the following:
- a CDS encoding response regulator produces MADAAIFGAYAAIPLSIAYYVRQKKSEITHPKLYWLFAAFILSCGLTHLIETIIFWKPIYHISGLMKVVTAVASWATVLFLMRHLPEAMALPGMAKMNAELQQEIEQRKTAESEVRRLNQALQERIQELETLLKVMPVGIGIAQDPACKTIKSNAALSRMLRVEEGQNASLSAPAGEAPHHFYIEHQGVRLKPEDLPLQVAASKDVNIEEFEEDIVFQDGERRHIIAFAAPLHDRDGRVRGAVGAFVDITERKRAERDRELVRNRLQETQRLESLGVLAGGIAHDFNNLLTGIICNAAMVREDSAAGAEMTVCLTDIEKDAQRAADLCRQLLAYAGGGRFILGPVYMNEIARDTITLLRTTYSSRAEIIFECEPGVPPILGDPMQMRQLIMNLMMNAIEALDGKTGIVKVVTRKVLPDPAALAGVILQPDKLQDEYVMFEVKDDGCGMDEATKSRMFDPFFTTKFVGRGLGLPAVMGIVRSQGGILTVSSTKDVGSTFRVFFKPAKERYDTTISRRSKDADSTTTKKPTGTVLVVDDEETVRDVCRRALQEAGYQVLTASDGAEGLEVFREHRPLIVAVILDLTMPKMDGQQTFNAMRMIMPGVKVLLMSGFSESEVISRFTSKTPAAFIQKPYTPEMLLAKVRSIITESGTVV; encoded by the coding sequence TTGGCAGACGCTGCTATTTTCGGCGCTTATGCGGCCATTCCACTCTCGATCGCTTATTATGTGCGGCAGAAAAAGAGCGAGATCACTCACCCGAAGCTGTACTGGCTCTTTGCGGCGTTCATTCTTTCGTGCGGACTTACGCATCTGATTGAGACGATCATTTTCTGGAAACCCATCTATCATATCTCCGGTTTGATGAAAGTAGTTACCGCTGTCGCCTCCTGGGCCACAGTTCTATTCCTGATGAGGCATCTTCCTGAAGCCATGGCGTTGCCGGGCATGGCAAAGATGAATGCGGAATTGCAACAGGAGATAGAGCAGCGGAAAACAGCAGAAAGTGAAGTTCGCCGCCTGAATCAGGCCCTTCAAGAACGTATACAAGAACTAGAGACTTTGCTCAAAGTGATGCCTGTGGGCATCGGCATAGCCCAGGACCCGGCCTGCAAAACGATCAAATCCAACGCCGCTCTTTCCAGGATGTTGCGCGTGGAGGAGGGGCAAAACGCATCTCTCAGCGCACCGGCTGGCGAGGCCCCGCATCACTTTTACATAGAGCATCAAGGGGTAAGGCTGAAGCCGGAAGATCTCCCGCTTCAGGTGGCTGCCAGCAAGGACGTGAACATAGAGGAGTTTGAAGAAGACATTGTTTTTCAAGACGGCGAGCGCCGCCACATCATTGCTTTCGCAGCGCCATTGCACGATCGCGATGGACGTGTCCGCGGTGCTGTCGGCGCATTTGTTGACATCACGGAACGCAAGCGTGCCGAGAGAGACCGTGAACTTGTGCGCAATCGCTTGCAGGAAACGCAGCGCCTGGAAAGCCTCGGCGTGCTCGCTGGCGGCATCGCGCACGATTTCAACAACCTGCTCACCGGCATCATCTGCAATGCGGCCATGGTGCGGGAGGATTCCGCGGCTGGTGCGGAGATGACAGTTTGCCTCACTGACATCGAGAAGGATGCTCAACGTGCTGCCGATCTTTGCCGCCAGTTGCTTGCCTATGCCGGTGGCGGCCGTTTCATTCTTGGACCGGTTTACATGAATGAGATAGCGCGTGACACCATCACGCTGTTGCGCACCACTTACTCCAGCCGCGCTGAGATAATCTTTGAATGTGAACCTGGCGTGCCTCCGATCCTCGGGGATCCTATGCAGATGCGCCAGTTGATCATGAATCTCATGATGAATGCCATCGAAGCATTAGACGGCAAGACCGGTATCGTGAAAGTTGTTACACGCAAGGTTTTGCCGGATCCAGCAGCGCTTGCCGGTGTCATCCTTCAACCTGATAAATTGCAGGATGAGTATGTGATGTTCGAAGTAAAGGATGATGGTTGCGGGATGGATGAGGCGACGAAATCACGGATGTTTGATCCTTTCTTCACCACGAAATTCGTCGGTCGCGGACTCGGTCTCCCTGCAGTTATGGGAATCGTTCGCAGCCAGGGTGGCATACTCACGGTCTCAAGCACCAAGGATGTCGGCAGCACTTTCCGTGTCTTCTTCAAGCCAGCCAAGGAACGTTACGATACGACCATATCGCGTCGCAGCAAGGACGCGGATTCCACTACGACTAAAAAACCGACCGGCACAGTGCTTGTCGTAGATGACGAGGAAACAGTGCGTGACGTCTGCCGCCGCGCTTTGCAGGAGGCGGGCTACCAAGTGTTGACCGCCAGTGACGGTGCCGAAGGACTCGAAGTGTTCCGTGAACACCGGCCTTTGATTGTGGCGGTGATTCTCGATCTCACCATGCCGAAGATGGATGGTCAGCAAACTTTCAATGCCATGCGCATGATCATGCCCGGCGTAAAAGTGCTGTTGATGAGTGGCTTCAGTGAAAGCGAAGTCATCAGCCGTTTCACGAGCAAAACACCGGCGGCCTTTATCCAAAAGCCCTACACTCCGGAAATGTTGCTGGCGAAAGTTCGCAGCATCATCACGGAAAGCGGCACGGTGGTGTGA
- a CDS encoding PSD1 and planctomycete cytochrome C domain-containing protein — MLLSWPLLFVHFNLQAADSKLEFNRDIRPILSDKCFYCHGPDKNHRKADLRLDVRADAIAAKAIIPGKPDESELIVRVFTTNADDLMPPPEAHKTLTATQKEMLKKWVAQGAEYQEHWAYLPPQRTTPPTVADTKWTRTPVDNFIAARLTESKLTPSAEADRRTLLRRLSLDLTGLPPTVAEVEAFLRDKDPKAYEKQVERLLRSPHYGERMAVPWLDAVRFTDTVGYHGDQNQNIFPYREYVINAFNNNKRFDQFTIEQLAGDLLPNPTTEQIIATGFNRLNMMTREGGAQAKEYLAKYAADRVRTVGTAWLGSTLGCAECHDHKFDPFTAKDFYAMAAYFSDVKQWGVYSDYKYTPEPELKGFNNEFPFPPEMQVSSPYLKERSQELRFKLQAIADVSAREVDKDAYKQWREQSLIWLKKNPSGWNSPADIAISTENLTKKNAKDKKAVAKQADFLSVTNARTEADGSILFAAKRNGSDRYEITLPDMDLAALRLELLPASADKPGILLKDATAANIKFKAALKRAGETKTEPLTIDHGMASQWDERYKDGAAIIGVRDMWKVSSKHLQEPQTAVWQFQAIKQVKAGDVLELTLDENPAARVRWSVAPFANLNPLAPLTDAAALLNKHKSLAKSADLAELFLLSTQSDTNALKEFRQTRTDWLECRDGQAQTLITVAWQPRDVRVLPRGNWQDDSGKVVSPYPPEFLIQKKSDDSRRLNRLDLARWIVSPENPLTARVIMNRLWKQFFGNGLCNSIEDLGAQGEWPSHPELLDWLAVEFRESGWDYRHMVRLMVNSAAYRQSSNLKKEVIEADPENRLLASQNPRRLDAEFVRDNALFVAGLLNLDIGGPSAKPYQPPGYYESLQFPDRDYIAHLDDRQYRRGLYMHWQRTFLHPMLANFDAPSREECTGVRVASNTPQQALTLLNDPSFVEAARVLAQEVMESSKNDSRRLETTFKRTLAREPKEAEKKSLLALLKQQESFYQGAAAEAEKLLEVGNSPRNTALPAHEHAAWTSVCRVILNLHETITRY; from the coding sequence TTGCTGTTAAGCTGGCCGCTGTTGTTCGTTCATTTCAACTTGCAAGCGGCTGACTCCAAGCTCGAATTCAACCGCGATATACGGCCAATTTTATCGGACAAATGTTTTTACTGCCACGGGCCGGACAAGAATCACCGCAAGGCCGACCTGCGTCTGGATGTCCGCGCTGATGCCATCGCGGCTAAAGCCATCATCCCGGGCAAACCGGACGAGAGCGAATTGATCGTCCGTGTCTTCACCACGAATGCAGACGATCTCATGCCTCCGCCGGAGGCGCATAAGACTCTGACTGCCACCCAAAAGGAGATGCTGAAAAAATGGGTGGCACAAGGTGCAGAGTATCAGGAGCACTGGGCATATCTTCCGCCCCAGCGCACGACTCCTCCAACTGTTGCCGATACCAAATGGACGCGCACGCCGGTGGATAATTTCATCGCGGCCAGATTGACCGAGAGCAAGCTAACGCCATCCGCCGAAGCTGATCGTCGCACCCTGCTCCGCCGTCTCAGTCTCGATCTCACCGGCTTGCCGCCCACAGTGGCGGAAGTGGAAGCGTTCCTGAGGGATAAAGACCCGAAGGCTTATGAGAAACAGGTGGAACGTCTCCTGCGCTCTCCACACTACGGCGAGCGCATGGCGGTGCCGTGGCTGGACGCCGTGCGTTTCACGGACACCGTCGGCTATCACGGTGACCAGAACCAGAACATCTTCCCCTATCGCGAATACGTCATCAATGCGTTCAATAACAACAAGCGCTTCGACCAGTTCACAATCGAGCAGCTTGCCGGGGACCTGCTGCCGAATCCGACCACGGAGCAGATCATCGCCACCGGTTTTAACCGCCTGAACATGATGACGCGCGAAGGCGGTGCCCAGGCCAAAGAGTATCTGGCCAAGTATGCGGCTGACCGTGTGCGCACCGTTGGCACGGCTTGGCTTGGTTCCACGCTGGGTTGCGCCGAATGCCATGACCACAAGTTTGACCCGTTCACGGCCAAAGATTTTTACGCCATGGCGGCTTACTTCTCGGATGTGAAACAATGGGGCGTTTACAGCGATTACAAATACACGCCTGAGCCGGAGCTTAAAGGCTTCAACAACGAGTTCCCCTTCCCGCCGGAGATGCAAGTGAGCAGCCCTTATCTGAAGGAACGCTCACAGGAACTGCGCTTCAAGCTGCAAGCCATCGCCGATGTCTCCGCTCGCGAAGTGGACAAGGATGCTTACAAGCAATGGCGCGAGCAAAGCCTGATCTGGTTGAAGAAAAATCCGAGCGGCTGGAACTCGCCCGCCGACATCGCCATCAGCACGGAAAACCTGACCAAGAAAAACGCCAAAGATAAGAAAGCCGTAGCCAAACAGGCGGATTTCTTGAGCGTGACAAATGCAAGGACGGAAGCGGATGGCAGCATTCTTTTTGCCGCGAAACGCAACGGCAGCGACCGTTACGAGATCACCCTGCCGGACATGGACCTGGCTGCTCTGCGGCTGGAATTGCTCCCTGCCTCTGCCGATAAGCCGGGCATCCTCCTTAAGGATGCCACTGCGGCCAACATCAAGTTCAAGGCCGCCTTGAAACGTGCGGGTGAAACCAAGACGGAGCCATTGACCATCGACCACGGCATGGCCAGCCAGTGGGATGAACGCTATAAAGATGGAGCCGCCATCATCGGTGTGCGCGACATGTGGAAGGTATCCAGCAAACATCTGCAAGAGCCACAGACCGCTGTTTGGCAGTTCCAAGCGATCAAGCAGGTGAAAGCGGGCGATGTGCTCGAACTCACCTTGGATGAGAACCCGGCCGCTCGCGTGCGTTGGTCGGTAGCTCCTTTTGCCAATTTGAATCCGCTGGCACCTTTGACGGATGCAGCCGCATTGCTGAACAAGCACAAATCACTGGCGAAATCTGCGGATCTGGCAGAACTCTTCCTGCTGAGTACACAGTCAGACACGAATGCCTTAAAGGAATTCCGGCAAACGCGAACGGATTGGCTGGAATGCCGCGATGGTCAGGCGCAAACGCTTATCACCGTCGCCTGGCAGCCCAGAGATGTCCGCGTTCTACCACGTGGCAACTGGCAGGACGACAGCGGCAAGGTCGTCTCCCCTTACCCGCCGGAGTTTTTGATCCAGAAGAAATCGGATGATTCCCGCCGCCTTAACCGGCTGGATCTCGCCCGCTGGATCGTTTCTCCAGAAAACCCTCTGACCGCCCGTGTCATCATGAACCGGTTGTGGAAACAGTTCTTCGGCAATGGCCTGTGCAACAGCATCGAAGACTTGGGCGCGCAAGGTGAATGGCCCTCGCATCCTGAGCTGTTGGACTGGCTGGCGGTCGAGTTCCGCGAGAGCGGCTGGGACTACCGGCACATGGTGCGCCTCATGGTCAATTCAGCAGCCTACCGCCAGAGCTCCAATCTGAAGAAGGAAGTGATCGAAGCTGATCCGGAGAACCGCTTGTTGGCGTCACAGAATCCGCGCCGTCTGGATGCGGAGTTCGTGCGGGATAACGCCCTCTTTGTCGCCGGTCTTCTGAATCTCGATATCGGTGGGCCCAGTGCCAAGCCCTATCAACCGCCGGGATACTACGAGAGCCTGCAATTTCCGGACCGCGATTACATCGCCCACTTGGATGATCGCCAGTATCGCCGCGGTCTCTACATGCACTGGCAGCGCACTTTCCTGCATCCCATGCTGGCAAATTTTGATGCGCCCTCTCGCGAGGAATGCACCGGTGTGCGCGTTGCCTCCAACACGCCACAACAGGCGTTGACCTTGCTGAACGATCCCTCCTTCGTGGAAGCCGCCCGGGTGCTCGCGCAGGAAGTGATGGAATCTTCCAAGAATGACTCACGCCGTCTTGAAACAACTTTCAAGCGTACACTGGCTCGCGAACCGAAGGAGGCCGAGAAGAAATCGCTCCTCGCATTGCTGAAGCAACAGGAGTCCTTTTACCAAGGGGCCGCAGCCGAGGCGGAAAAGTTGCTGGAGGTCGGCAATTCACCCCGGAACACCGCGCTGCCCGCTCATGAACACGCGGCGTGGACCTCGGTCTGCCGTGTCATCCTGAACTTGCACGAAACCATCACCCGCTATTGA